The Epilithonimonas zeae genome contains a region encoding:
- a CDS encoding peptidylprolyl isomerase yields the protein MKKIIALSITLLTLLNCKTLEIDKEVYKSLPDGLYGNFVTSKGDILVKFEDEKSPVTVANFVGLAEGKIENKSKKKGEPFYDGTIFHRVIKDFMIQGGDPQGTGMGDPGYKFADEKNDLQHTGKGILSMANSGPNTNGSQFFITEVATPWLDGRHTIFGKVVGGLPVIDSIANVEKGAQDKPKTDVVLTKVAVFSKGDAYKHYDAAKIFSEGKEKIEEKNKAYLAKAEEEKAKKLAEFAANQEKLVNEMKAGMQSTPSGLFYKITKTSTGVNPTPGQTVAVHYAGKLINGEEFDNSFKRGQPIDIPIGVGQVIKGWDEGILLLKEGETATLLIPPALGYGERGAGGVIPPNSWLVFDVELVKIEK from the coding sequence ATGAAGAAAATTATAGCACTTTCTATAACATTATTAACACTATTAAATTGTAAAACATTGGAAATAGACAAAGAAGTTTATAAAAGCTTGCCAGACGGGCTTTATGGTAATTTTGTAACAAGTAAAGGTGATATCCTTGTAAAATTCGAAGATGAAAAATCTCCGGTAACTGTTGCTAATTTTGTTGGTCTTGCAGAAGGTAAGATCGAGAACAAATCTAAGAAAAAAGGAGAACCTTTCTATGACGGAACTATTTTCCACAGAGTGATCAAAGATTTTATGATCCAAGGTGGAGATCCGCAAGGAACAGGAATGGGAGATCCTGGATATAAATTTGCTGATGAGAAAAACGACCTTCAACACACTGGAAAAGGGATTTTGTCTATGGCGAATTCCGGACCTAACACCAACGGTTCTCAGTTCTTCATTACAGAGGTTGCAACACCTTGGTTAGATGGGAGACATACAATCTTTGGAAAAGTTGTGGGTGGTTTACCGGTTATCGATTCTATTGCTAATGTAGAAAAAGGTGCTCAGGACAAACCAAAAACTGATGTTGTTTTGACAAAGGTAGCAGTTTTCAGTAAAGGTGATGCATACAAGCATTACGATGCTGCAAAAATCTTCTCTGAAGGAAAAGAAAAAATCGAAGAAAAAAACAAAGCCTATTTGGCAAAAGCTGAAGAAGAGAAAGCTAAGAAATTGGCAGAGTTCGCAGCAAACCAAGAGAAGTTAGTCAACGAAATGAAAGCTGGAATGCAATCTACGCCTTCTGGTCTTTTTTACAAGATTACTAAAACTTCTACTGGCGTCAACCCAACTCCGGGACAAACAGTTGCTGTACATTATGCAGGGAAACTGATCAATGGAGAAGAGTTTGATAACTCTTTCAAAAGAGGACAGCCTATCGATATTCCAATTGGAGTTGGTCAGGTAATCAAAGGTTGGGATGAAGGTATTCTTTTACTGAAAGAAGGAGAAACTGCAACATTGTTGATTCCGCCAGCTTTAGGATATGGAGAGAGAGGAGCAGGAGGTGTTATTCCACCAAATTCTTGGTTAGTTTTCGATGTAGAATTAGTGAAAATCGAGAAATAA
- a CDS encoding sterol desaturase family protein, whose translation MLDEIFSENGQGIIYMWSIPIHAIVILGEMIYSHFNREKLYETKDVLSNVYLAILNYGLDLLMKGVSMAVMFFFYHHRLFTWEFNVWYFVAVFVLQDFAYYVLHYVDHHSRAFWAVHITHHSSDHFNITTGFRSPVLQPLYRYLYFSPLAFLGFNPWHIMVAYSVLQVYGTWVHTQAVKNLGFLEWFMVTPSHHRVHHACNIRYLDRNMGMALIIWDRIFGTFEKEVPEVPIKYGIYPKMEDKGPVNLVFYEWKKIARDLKQPDLKFTDKLKYLFYSPGWRHDGKGKTVRDYQREELERRIKKQAS comes from the coding sequence ATGTTAGACGAAATTTTCAGCGAAAACGGGCAGGGAATTATCTATATGTGGTCAATCCCGATCCATGCGATTGTGATTTTAGGAGAGATGATTTACAGTCATTTCAACAGAGAAAAATTATACGAGACCAAAGACGTTTTGTCCAATGTCTATTTGGCAATTCTTAATTACGGTTTGGATTTGCTAATGAAAGGTGTTTCTATGGCTGTGATGTTTTTCTTTTACCATCATCGCCTTTTTACTTGGGAATTCAATGTTTGGTATTTTGTAGCTGTTTTTGTTTTGCAGGATTTTGCTTATTATGTTTTGCATTATGTAGATCATCATTCCAGAGCATTTTGGGCGGTTCATATTACGCATCATAGTTCGGATCATTTCAATATCACGACAGGTTTCAGAAGTCCTGTTTTACAACCGTTGTACAGATATTTGTACTTTTCGCCTTTAGCATTTTTAGGATTTAATCCTTGGCATATCATGGTGGCATATTCGGTATTGCAGGTTTATGGGACTTGGGTTCATACGCAAGCCGTTAAGAATCTTGGTTTTCTGGAGTGGTTTATGGTCACGCCTTCTCATCATAGAGTTCACCACGCATGCAACATCCGATATCTTGACAGAAATATGGGAATGGCGCTGATTATTTGGGACAGAATTTTTGGAACATTTGAAAAAGAAGTTCCCGAAGTTCCCATCAAATACGGAATTTATCCTAAAATGGAAGACAAAGGTCCTGTTAATCTTGTTTTCTACGAATGGAAAAAAATAGCACGTGATCTAAAACAGCCTGACTTAAAATTTACAGATAAGTTGAAATATCTTTTCTATTCACCAGGCTGGCGACACGATGGAAAAGGAAAAACTGTTAGGGATTATCAGCGAGAAGAATTGGAAAGAAGAATAAAAAAACAAGCATCATAA
- a CDS encoding FKBP-type peptidyl-prolyl cis-trans isomerase, producing the protein MKQLFYISIFALAASCAKQAPAHHSEEQYMSESEMEVSKNRTKELNSLERAQIEDWIKAQDVKYYPMGMNYWVNIGDLEKQPRKNNGEKISYQYDIYDFDRTKLYNTPIQNMNVEFGHFVEMDAVEDVIRYLKKGEEAEILVPSVLAYGTYGDNKKITNDMPLIIKVKVL; encoded by the coding sequence ATGAAACAACTATTTTACATCTCAATTTTCGCATTAGCTGCATCTTGCGCAAAACAGGCACCTGCCCATCATTCGGAGGAGCAATATATGTCTGAAAGCGAAATGGAAGTTTCTAAGAACAGGACGAAAGAACTGAACAGTTTGGAAAGAGCTCAGATAGAAGACTGGATCAAAGCTCAGGATGTAAAATATTATCCAATGGGAATGAATTATTGGGTGAATATTGGAGATTTGGAAAAACAACCTCGCAAGAATAACGGTGAAAAGATTTCTTATCAATACGATATCTATGATTTTGACAGAACCAAATTGTATAATACTCCAATTCAAAATATGAATGTGGAATTCGGACATTTTGTAGAAATGGATGCTGTGGAAGATGTTATTCGGTATTTGAAAAAAGGCGAGGAAGCAGAGATCCTAGTACCTTCGGTTTTAGCTTATGGAACCTATGGCGATAACAAAAAAATAACCAACGATATGCCTTTAATCATTAAAGTAAAAGTATTATAA
- a CDS encoding DUF1015 domain-containing protein, giving the protein MPVFKPFRGIRPNPDFIDVFPTYSLDNFTQEEINKKAQQDDSYIQMIKPAVVSKSKDVDRNLRKIRSNFEELLDDKKLTQDDSAYYLYEQTLPDKTSFRGLMGLVSVDDFWEGKIKKHESTITERRMKMAHYLEKVGVQAEPVLLTYHSNSKVELLMNHEQKNVPIINYTDDKKVRHKIWRIDNRLKLQQFKEVLDPIDSFYIADGHHRIGSVAEYAKKQRDKYKRSHGTEHYNFVYSFIVSNQSIKINDYNRLLKDINGLSDEEFLEKLREDFQIHEKGETPYFPSQKFHISMYLGGKFYSLHVKHNIREENKDGNDLDHHLVDKYIFENIIGIENAKHTDKITYLKGTSDTAGISELKDKVDSGDYKVGFGIYPISFSDLLKISDKEIKMPPKCTLIEPKLITALVMYDMK; this is encoded by the coding sequence ATGCCAGTATTTAAACCATTTAGAGGAATCAGACCAAATCCTGATTTTATTGATGTCTTTCCTACTTATTCTTTGGATAATTTTACGCAGGAAGAAATCAATAAAAAAGCACAGCAGGATGATTCTTATATCCAGATGATAAAGCCTGCGGTCGTAAGTAAATCCAAAGATGTTGATAGAAATCTGAGAAAGATAAGGTCTAACTTCGAAGAATTATTGGATGATAAAAAATTAACTCAAGATGATTCTGCTTATTATTTATACGAGCAGACGCTGCCGGATAAAACAAGTTTCAGAGGATTGATGGGATTGGTAAGTGTAGATGATTTCTGGGAAGGAAAAATCAAAAAGCACGAATCTACAATTACAGAAAGAAGAATGAAAATGGCACATTACCTTGAAAAAGTGGGTGTACAAGCCGAGCCCGTTCTTTTAACTTATCATTCCAATTCCAAAGTCGAATTATTGATGAATCACGAACAGAAGAATGTTCCAATCATCAATTATACCGACGACAAAAAAGTAAGACACAAGATTTGGAGAATCGATAACAGATTGAAGCTTCAACAGTTCAAAGAAGTTCTAGACCCAATCGATTCATTTTATATTGCCGATGGACACCACAGAATTGGGTCTGTTGCAGAGTACGCTAAAAAGCAAAGAGACAAGTACAAAAGGTCTCACGGTACGGAACATTATAACTTTGTTTACAGTTTTATCGTTTCCAACCAATCTATAAAAATCAACGATTACAATCGTCTTCTTAAGGATATCAATGGTTTGTCTGATGAAGAATTCCTTGAGAAACTAAGAGAAGATTTCCAGATTCACGAAAAAGGCGAAACACCTTATTTCCCTTCTCAAAAATTCCACATCAGTATGTATCTTGGCGGCAAATTTTACAGTTTGCACGTGAAGCACAATATCCGTGAGGAAAACAAAGATGGTAATGACCTAGACCATCATCTGGTTGACAAATATATTTTCGAAAATATAATCGGAATCGAAAATGCGAAGCATACCGATAAAATTACTTATCTAAAAGGAACCTCTGATACAGCAGGAATTTCTGAACTAAAAGATAAAGTAGACAGTGGCGATTATAAAGTAGGTTTTGGAATCTATCCTATTAGTTTCTCAGACCTTCTGAAAATTTCTGACAAGGAAATAAAAATGCCACCAAAATGTACTTTGATTGAACCAAAGTTGATTACGGCTCTAGTGATGTATGATATGAAATAG
- a CDS encoding NUDIX domain-containing protein, whose protein sequence is MIDKINIRVYALCIKDNKVLALHEEYAGDHLLKLPGGGLEFGESTLECLKREFQEELNLEIEIKDHFYTQDDFLISRFRDNEQLITIYYLAEILNEEDLLILDPCIEKTEWIPLERENPFPLPIDKRVFDIAKQKFLK, encoded by the coding sequence ATGATAGACAAAATCAACATTCGGGTGTATGCACTTTGTATAAAAGACAACAAAGTTCTTGCACTTCATGAAGAATATGCCGGAGATCACCTCCTAAAATTACCTGGCGGCGGATTAGAGTTTGGAGAAAGTACTTTGGAATGCCTTAAAAGAGAGTTTCAGGAAGAACTGAATCTTGAAATTGAAATTAAAGACCATTTTTACACACAAGACGACTTTCTGATTTCCAGATTCCGGGATAATGAGCAACTGATTACAATTTATTATCTTGCTGAAATCTTAAATGAAGAAGATCTTTTAATACTTGATCCTTGTATAGAAAAGACAGAATGGATTCCTTTAGAACGCGAAAATCCTTTTCCTTTACCAATTGACAAGCGCGTTTTCGATATAGCAAAACAAAAATTCCTGAAGTAA
- a CDS encoding ATP-binding protein, whose product MYPKEYINCDQEPIHICGEVQEYGYLIGTQNSKIVSYSENILAFFSLDSSILGRDIKVLLSELNLDINWNNYSNNQELAIQHFDFKDEEYTLSIHTNNEITFFEIEKVIPTHKINKEYAAIQHILRNSNDENIWKVLLKEIQDIIDFDRAMIYQFLYDGSGQVIEELVKPNLESYLHLHYPESDIPAQARALYLKNPVRITSHVSGKTFPIVGVIPREQMDLTYSVTRSSSPVHREYLKNAHVESSFSTSIIVNGELWGMVACQNAAPKHLDLQSRLLAETLTRTSANAFASYKSLETLKEYQRINLNNISLRQNLLSEEDFGKALETNIKDIMDSCAADGMIIKINNEILTAGNVPNHSDIEKIIIWSRENNHNFEENIFITNTLCQDINVELDNPEISCGIITSVLGSNTSDMLIWLRKEQGQKIKWAGKPEKGTVSEIKDGVEIIKFSPRKSFEVWKEYVKGTSLPWKIKEIESARWITSVILKASHTKSSQIVDLNNQLKELNQELDSFSHTISHDLNTPLTVIKLNAQVAKKIPDPENIQKSLDSIITQVDMMSEMIRNVLELSRIKKSEIELKSIEVDALINTLAEDSKLSFNSPHTEIIIENTPEVLGDKTMIYQVFGNVIGNAVKYSSRSEKPLVKIVGEVYEDTVTYKITDNGIGIDNKESSKMFKIFSRMNNAKEFKGNGVGLSIVHHLMEKMGGKISYESESGKGTTFILNFQKPNYDFSIS is encoded by the coding sequence ATGTACCCAAAAGAATATATCAATTGTGATCAAGAGCCTATTCATATCTGCGGAGAAGTGCAGGAATACGGTTATCTGATAGGTACCCAAAACTCTAAAATAGTTTCCTACAGCGAGAATATTCTAGCGTTCTTTTCTCTCGACTCTTCTATACTTGGCAGAGACATCAAAGTTTTGTTAAGTGAACTAAATCTTGATATCAATTGGAATAATTATTCCAATAACCAAGAATTGGCTATTCAACATTTTGATTTCAAAGATGAAGAATATACTTTAAGTATTCACACCAATAATGAAATCACTTTTTTTGAGATAGAAAAGGTAATCCCAACTCATAAAATCAATAAAGAATATGCGGCAATTCAACATATTCTTAGAAACTCGAATGACGAGAATATCTGGAAAGTTCTTCTGAAAGAAATTCAGGATATTATTGACTTTGACAGAGCAATGATTTATCAATTCTTGTACGATGGCAGCGGTCAGGTTATAGAAGAGTTGGTAAAACCAAATCTTGAAAGCTATCTGCATTTACATTATCCGGAATCTGATATTCCCGCTCAGGCAAGAGCTCTATATCTTAAAAATCCGGTAAGAATCACTTCTCACGTTTCCGGAAAAACCTTTCCAATAGTTGGTGTGATTCCAAGAGAACAAATGGATTTGACTTACAGTGTAACACGTTCGTCCTCTCCTGTTCACAGAGAATATCTCAAAAATGCACACGTAGAATCAAGCTTCAGCACATCAATTATTGTGAATGGAGAATTGTGGGGAATGGTAGCCTGTCAAAATGCAGCCCCCAAACATCTTGATCTGCAATCCAGATTATTGGCAGAAACATTGACTAGAACTTCTGCTAATGCTTTTGCTTCCTATAAATCTCTTGAGACTCTGAAAGAATATCAGAGAATTAATCTTAATAATATTTCACTTCGTCAAAATCTTTTGAGTGAGGAAGATTTTGGAAAAGCTCTGGAGACTAATATCAAAGATATTATGGACAGCTGTGCCGCGGACGGAATGATTATTAAAATAAATAATGAAATCTTAACTGCCGGTAACGTTCCCAATCATTCTGATATTGAGAAAATTATCATTTGGAGCAGAGAGAACAATCATAATTTTGAAGAGAATATTTTCATCACCAACACACTTTGCCAAGATATCAATGTAGAATTGGACAATCCGGAAATCAGTTGTGGAATTATCACTAGTGTTTTAGGAAGCAACACGTCTGATATGTTGATCTGGCTGAGAAAAGAACAAGGTCAGAAAATCAAATGGGCCGGAAAACCTGAAAAAGGAACAGTTTCCGAAATCAAAGATGGTGTGGAAATCATCAAATTCTCGCCAAGAAAATCTTTTGAAGTTTGGAAAGAATATGTAAAAGGAACTTCCCTGCCCTGGAAAATCAAAGAAATAGAATCTGCAAGATGGATTACTTCTGTGATTCTAAAAGCATCACATACCAAATCTTCCCAAATTGTTGACCTTAACAATCAATTAAAAGAACTGAACCAGGAATTAGATTCTTTTTCTCATACGATTTCGCACGATCTCAATACGCCGCTTACTGTCATCAAACTCAATGCGCAAGTGGCAAAAAAGATTCCTGATCCTGAGAATATTCAGAAATCTTTGGATAGTATTATTACTCAGGTTGATATGATGAGCGAGATGATCCGAAATGTTTTGGAATTAAGCAGAATCAAAAAATCTGAAATTGAACTGAAAAGTATTGAAGTTGATGCCTTAATCAATACTCTGGCAGAAGATTCTAAACTAAGTTTCAACTCGCCTCACACAGAAATCATTATCGAAAATACGCCGGAAGTTTTGGGTGACAAAACAATGATTTATCAAGTCTTCGGCAATGTCATCGGCAATGCGGTGAAATATTCTTCCAGATCAGAAAAGCCATTAGTGAAAATAGTTGGTGAAGTCTATGAAGATACAGTAACTTACAAAATCACAGATAACGGAATTGGGATTGATAATAAAGAGTCAAGTAAAATGTTCAAGATTTTCAGCAGAATGAATAATGCGAAGGAATTCAAAGGAAATGGTGTTGGTTTAAGTATCGTTCATCATCTTATGGAAAAAATGGGCGGAAAAATAAGCTATGAAAGTGAAAGCGGAAAAGGAACAACATTTATATTAAATTTTCAAAAACCCAATTATGATTTCAGTATTTCTTAA
- a CDS encoding glycosyltransferase, translating to MKKSIIFILPDLETGGAERIVTTIANHLPRDKFSPAILLLRKEGAYLDLLKPDVEIIDIHTPRIRHSLKPILLEIKRRKPDIVFSGFGEVNAYLSLFIKLFPKTKFIARETNVVSQHVTRKEIKFFYKFYNNYDKIIAQSNDMEVDLIKNFGIKKKKLFKINNPVDVNFIEEKLKQSERPTEFSHQHKNVVAIGNLSARKGFDNLLKVFSRLKNQNILLHILGDGKDKEMLLQMKEMLGLDHVIFHGKKSNPYQYLKFADLFILSSRYEGFPNVLLEAGTCGIYSLANNCPGGIDEIIIDQVNGEISNIENYDDFAEKIKHSVHRSDDKDNIKASIKSRFSSEIILKKYEDLLWNL from the coding sequence ATGAAAAAATCAATCATTTTCATATTACCCGATTTGGAAACAGGAGGAGCAGAGCGTATTGTAACTACAATTGCCAATCATCTTCCCAGAGACAAATTTTCACCAGCGATTCTTTTATTAAGAAAAGAAGGTGCTTATCTAGACCTGTTGAAGCCAGATGTGGAAATTATTGATATCCATACACCAAGGATTAGACATTCTTTAAAACCAATTCTTCTGGAAATTAAGCGTAGGAAACCAGATATTGTGTTTTCTGGCTTTGGGGAAGTGAATGCTTATCTATCATTATTCATAAAACTTTTCCCAAAAACTAAATTCATCGCAAGAGAAACTAATGTTGTTTCTCAGCACGTTACAAGAAAAGAGATTAAATTTTTCTATAAATTCTACAATAATTATGATAAGATTATCGCCCAAAGTAATGATATGGAAGTAGATCTGATCAAGAATTTTGGGATTAAGAAAAAGAAACTATTTAAAATTAATAATCCTGTTGATGTCAACTTTATAGAAGAGAAACTAAAACAATCGGAACGTCCAACGGAATTTTCTCATCAGCATAAAAATGTTGTTGCTATTGGAAATTTATCAGCTAGAAAAGGATTTGATAATCTTCTGAAAGTATTTTCCAGACTCAAAAATCAGAATATTTTACTTCATATTCTTGGTGATGGAAAAGATAAAGAAATGCTTTTGCAGATGAAAGAAATGCTTGGGTTGGATCACGTTATTTTTCATGGAAAGAAAAGTAATCCTTATCAATATCTAAAATTTGCGGATCTGTTCATTTTATCTTCCAGATATGAAGGTTTTCCCAATGTACTATTGGAGGCCGGAACTTGTGGTATTTATTCTTTAGCCAATAATTGTCCCGGCGGAATTGATGAGATTATTATCGATCAAGTCAACGGCGAAATCTCCAACATTGAAAATTATGATGATTTTGCTGAAAAAATAAAGCATTCTGTTCATAGGAGCGATGATAAAGATAATATCAAAGCTTCTATAAAATCTCGTTTTTCTTCAGAAATAATCCTGAAAAAATATGAAGATCTGCTTTGGAATTTATAA
- a CDS encoding branched-chain amino acid aminotransferase, whose protein sequence is MIIQKSTNPRISTFDPNNFSFGNTFIDHMIICEYENGKWGDVQLVPYGPIGFTPAMMGVNYGQACFEGMKAYKDNNGQVFLFRPEKNFQRINKSAKRLAIPEISEEIFMEGLKALVDIDRDWIPQGEGTSLYIRPLLFATEEALKARISEKYMFAIVATPAKSYYTAPVSVKISDHYSRAASGGVGAAKAAGNYAASFYPTQLAIEEGYEQIIWTDDCSHEYFEESGTMNVFVRINDTIYTPKTSDKILDGVTRDSFIQLAKKRGIEVVIGDVKVSDVIEAQKNGTLKEVWGVGTAVVTSIFEALGYQGEHLTLPKLSDEESFAAQLKADLVNIQTNNSEDPFGWRYLVEENVYSV, encoded by the coding sequence ATGATAATTCAAAAATCTACCAACCCAAGAATCTCAACCTTCGATCCTAATAATTTTTCATTCGGCAACACTTTCATAGATCATATGATTATTTGTGAGTATGAGAATGGAAAATGGGGGGATGTACAACTTGTTCCTTATGGTCCAATCGGTTTTACCCCAGCAATGATGGGGGTGAATTACGGACAAGCTTGTTTTGAGGGTATGAAAGCTTATAAAGATAATAACGGTCAAGTATTCCTTTTCCGTCCTGAAAAGAACTTCCAGAGGATTAACAAATCCGCAAAAAGATTGGCAATTCCTGAGATTTCCGAAGAGATCTTTATGGAAGGGTTGAAAGCCTTAGTTGATATCGATAGAGACTGGATTCCGCAAGGAGAAGGAACCTCACTTTATATAAGACCATTGTTGTTTGCAACAGAAGAGGCTCTTAAAGCTAGAATCTCTGAAAAATATATGTTTGCAATTGTAGCAACACCTGCAAAAAGTTATTACACTGCTCCGGTATCAGTTAAAATTTCTGATCATTATTCCAGAGCGGCAAGTGGAGGTGTAGGTGCTGCAAAAGCGGCTGGTAATTATGCTGCTTCTTTCTATCCAACTCAGTTGGCTATAGAAGAAGGTTATGAGCAAATCATCTGGACAGACGATTGTTCTCACGAATATTTTGAAGAAAGTGGAACAATGAACGTTTTTGTTAGAATCAACGATACTATTTATACCCCTAAAACATCGGATAAGATTTTGGATGGTGTTACCAGAGATAGTTTTATCCAGCTGGCTAAGAAAAGAGGAATTGAAGTGGTAATTGGAGATGTAAAAGTTTCTGATGTTATCGAAGCTCAGAAAAACGGAACTTTGAAAGAAGTTTGGGGCGTAGGGACAGCTGTTGTTACAAGTATCTTTGAAGCCCTAGGCTACCAAGGTGAACATCTTACTTTACCTAAACTGTCTGATGAAGAAAGTTTTGCTGCACAATTGAAGGCAGATCTTGTCAATATCCAAACTAATAATTCTGAAGATCCTTTCGGATGGAGATATTTGGTTGAAGAAAATGTATACAGTGTATAG
- the mnmD gene encoding tRNA (5-methylaminomethyl-2-thiouridine)(34)-methyltransferase MnmD, with the protein MKRELIRTSDGSKTLLINELEETYHSKHGALQEANHVFIKNGLDLTNSYEINILELGFGTGLNVLVTFDAYLRNDKNHKINYFGVEKYPIFFNEASELSYSELFPNQIVKDLSLKIHEKQWEKLVELDSNFHLKKIKDDFFNIKNMDLPPIDLVYFDCFGARVQPDLWEKEIFEIVADKMKTGGLLTTYSSKGSVRRTLIELGFEVEKKQGPPGKREMINAWKK; encoded by the coding sequence TTGAAAAGAGAATTAATTAGGACAAGTGACGGGAGTAAAACTTTACTAATCAACGAATTAGAAGAAACTTACCATTCCAAACACGGTGCTTTACAGGAAGCTAATCATGTATTTATCAAAAATGGACTGGATTTAACAAATAGTTACGAAATTAATATTTTAGAGTTAGGTTTTGGAACAGGTCTTAACGTTTTGGTAACATTTGATGCATATTTGCGAAATGATAAAAATCATAAAATCAATTATTTTGGGGTCGAAAAATATCCGATATTTTTTAATGAAGCTTCAGAATTGTCTTATTCTGAATTATTTCCGAACCAAATTGTTAAAGATTTGTCTCTAAAAATTCATGAAAAGCAATGGGAAAAATTAGTTGAATTGGATTCTAATTTTCATCTTAAAAAAATTAAAGATGACTTTTTCAACATAAAAAATATGGATTTACCTCCTATCGATCTAGTTTATTTCGATTGTTTCGGAGCTAGAGTTCAGCCTGATCTCTGGGAAAAAGAGATATTTGAAATAGTTGCTGATAAAATGAAAACCGGAGGCTTATTAACAACTTATTCATCAAAAGGCAGTGTGAGAAGAACTTTGATAGAATTAGGTTTCGAAGTTGAAAAAAAACAAGGTCCTCCCGGAAAAAGAGAAATGATCAATGCCTGGAAGAAATAA
- a CDS encoding biliverdin-producing heme oxygenase, with protein sequence MISVFLKEQTKQQHDDTEAKLQSQKIFDKSYTLDDYKTLLIHNYKLISRYEPQIQEQLKAYPELKLELRSKIGALKVDLNNLNIETENENPTQNLENEAEAFGALYVMEGSTLGGNVIAKQLKKNPEFENVEFNYFGVYGENTGPYWQEFKSIIDDKITEEQYNDCVTGAKKAYQLLA encoded by the coding sequence ATGATTTCAGTATTTCTTAAAGAACAGACGAAACAGCAACACGACGACACAGAAGCAAAATTGCAATCCCAAAAGATTTTTGATAAGTCTTATACTTTAGATGATTATAAAACGCTTTTGATTCATAATTATAAATTAATCAGCAGATACGAACCTCAAATTCAGGAACAATTGAAAGCTTATCCAGAGCTGAAATTGGAATTAAGAAGTAAAATAGGTGCACTTAAAGTTGATTTAAACAATTTGAATATCGAAACTGAAAACGAAAATCCAACTCAAAATCTGGAAAACGAAGCAGAAGCGTTTGGTGCTTTGTACGTAATGGAAGGTTCTACGCTTGGAGGAAATGTCATTGCAAAACAACTTAAAAAGAATCCGGAATTTGAGAATGTAGAATTCAATTATTTTGGAGTTTATGGTGAGAATACGGGACCTTACTGGCAGGAATTCAAATCTATTATTGATGATAAAATTACTGAAGAACAATACAATGATTGTGTTACCGGAGCGAAGAAAGCTTATCAGTTATTAGCATAA